A region from the Candidatus Binatia bacterium genome encodes:
- a CDS encoding ATP-binding protein, with amino-acid sequence MRAQIRLDPFQRFLAAVLLCSALAIAVLGAAVDHLLTRNLFDREAQVTAEAVRVLTNLDLTPEQFRFVASNNKTWAFTHLAQHLTSIPEIRHVKIYDAEEGTAVWSDEWQWMQQDEQSNPELAAALKGQTEVEMRTPTALRSHEAGGSDGHRILQVYVPMVSPDGKVYAVFEVSKNPATFFRNLDSARRMLWLISLGVGIVLVALLAHIFLRARRTEMALHTRNREVEAQLIQAEKLSVVGEMAAAIAHEVNNPLGIMMGKTRELRAMTNERGCPQVCREDFDVFGREIGRIAEVVRSLLLFARKSETTLAATDVNQVLRETVRFVGPSFARANVAIVPEHYDALPLVRADANQLKQVFLNLLQNAKDAMPDGGSIRLRTLSQNGHINVEVIDTGTGVPPEIIGRLFDPFFSTKKAGDGSGLGLSVSYGIIRAHGGSIEVSSEVGHGSIFRVVLPTLA; translated from the coding sequence GTGCGAGCCCAGATCCGGCTGGATCCGTTCCAGCGATTCCTCGCGGCCGTGCTGCTGTGCAGCGCGCTCGCGATAGCCGTCCTCGGTGCAGCCGTCGACCACCTGCTCACGCGCAATCTCTTCGACCGCGAGGCCCAGGTTACGGCAGAGGCGGTACGAGTCCTCACAAACCTAGACTTGACCCCCGAACAATTCCGCTTCGTGGCCAGCAACAACAAGACGTGGGCGTTTACTCACCTGGCGCAGCACCTCACCAGCATCCCCGAGATCAGGCACGTGAAGATTTACGACGCAGAGGAGGGGACAGCGGTTTGGTCCGACGAGTGGCAATGGATGCAACAGGACGAGCAGAGCAACCCTGAGCTGGCGGCGGCCCTCAAGGGGCAGACCGAGGTGGAGATGAGGACACCTACGGCGCTGCGCTCGCACGAAGCTGGTGGCTCTGACGGCCACCGCATCCTTCAGGTCTACGTCCCCATGGTCTCACCCGACGGCAAGGTGTACGCGGTTTTCGAGGTCTCCAAGAACCCGGCGACCTTCTTCCGCAACCTCGATAGCGCCCGCCGTATGCTGTGGCTCATCTCCTTGGGCGTAGGCATTGTGCTCGTCGCCCTGTTGGCACACATCTTTCTCCGTGCCCGTCGCACCGAGATGGCACTACACACACGCAATCGTGAGGTGGAAGCACAGCTGATCCAAGCGGAGAAGCTGAGCGTTGTGGGCGAGATGGCCGCCGCGATCGCGCACGAGGTGAACAATCCCCTCGGCATCATGATGGGAAAGACCCGGGAGCTGCGGGCGATGACGAACGAGCGTGGTTGCCCGCAGGTCTGCCGCGAGGACTTTGACGTCTTTGGCCGCGAGATCGGTCGCATCGCTGAGGTTGTGCGCAGCCTCCTGCTCTTTGCGCGAAAGTCCGAGACGACATTGGCGGCGACCGATGTGAACCAGGTTCTCCGCGAAACCGTGCGCTTCGTCGGGCCTTCTTTCGCACGCGCGAATGTCGCGATCGTACCCGAGCATTACGACGCGCTCCCGCTCGTGCGCGCCGACGCCAACCAACTGAAACAGGTGTTCCTCAACCTGTTGCAGAATGCAAAAGATGCGATGCCGGACGGGGGATCGATCCGGCTGCGCACCTTGTCACAAAACGGCCACATCAACGTGGAGGTTATCGACACCGGCACGGGCGTGCCCCCGGAGATCATCGGCCGCCTCTTCGACCCATTCTTTTCAACGAAAAAGGCCGGCGACGGGTCGGGGCTGGGCCTCTCGGTCAGCTACGGGATCATCAGGGCTCACGGGGGCAGCATCGAAGTCAGCAGTGAAGTTGGCCATGGATCGATTTTCCGTGTGGTTCTCCCAACTCTCGCATAG
- a CDS encoding HAMP domain-containing sensor histidine kinase, translated as MDRFSVWFSQLSHSADSPVSASAFDQVDRYFLALRVGSAGAAAVWLWRFAAPGVTLKGVTLTAAFAAYSLALYLQVWRHPSARARAYLAVLPADLVFLFLVCLWSAEPMSGAYLAFYLLVALHAFYFGAVVGIGAATGFAGLYTTLYLWLPSAQRCSLEDLTLRLGFAFFIAYSLALVSRQMRTNRQRLFEVNLQLQHRNQTLEQTYRHLSVGRLAGDVAHHINNPAAIIVGKAEVMRRQAERDGLPQRYLQDLTTIAESAFRIGGVVRSLLALSPQQDGRPQSIDIAKVAHGVILLFENRATQRRVHIEQRLTPGLRVHGQESALRQVIVNLLCNALDAVKDGGEVVVDTRPGAEPETVELRVRDDGHGIPREHLDEVFSPFFTTKDGADGVGLGLSLSLTIVRRLGGTMRVDSMPGNGSTFTVGLPVDASPLAREEAS; from the coding sequence ATGGATCGATTTTCCGTGTGGTTCTCCCAACTCTCGCATAGCGCCGACAGCCCGGTATCGGCGTCCGCGTTTGATCAGGTGGACCGGTATTTTCTCGCGCTGCGCGTGGGGTCCGCCGGGGCAGCCGCCGTGTGGCTATGGAGATTCGCCGCACCAGGTGTGACGCTCAAGGGTGTTACCCTCACTGCGGCGTTCGCGGCCTACTCGCTGGCGCTGTATCTGCAGGTGTGGCGTCACCCGAGCGCGCGTGCACGCGCCTATCTGGCGGTGCTGCCGGCGGATCTCGTGTTCCTCTTCCTCGTCTGTCTCTGGTCAGCGGAGCCGATGTCCGGCGCCTATCTCGCCTTCTACTTGCTCGTCGCACTGCACGCGTTCTACTTCGGCGCAGTGGTGGGCATTGGCGCCGCCACTGGCTTTGCCGGATTGTACACGACCCTGTATCTCTGGCTGCCCTCGGCGCAGCGGTGCTCACTGGAAGACCTGACGCTGCGTTTAGGATTCGCGTTTTTCATTGCGTACTCGCTGGCCCTGGTTTCCCGCCAGATGCGCACCAATCGCCAACGCCTGTTCGAAGTCAATCTGCAACTGCAGCACCGCAATCAGACTCTCGAGCAGACCTACCGGCACCTGTCCGTCGGTCGTCTCGCTGGGGACGTGGCCCATCACATCAACAATCCCGCCGCGATCATCGTCGGCAAGGCAGAGGTGATGCGCCGGCAGGCGGAGCGCGATGGCCTGCCGCAACGCTATCTGCAGGATCTCACCACCATCGCGGAATCCGCATTTCGCATCGGCGGAGTTGTCCGCAGCTTGCTCGCCCTGTCTCCCCAGCAAGACGGGAGGCCGCAAAGTATCGACATTGCGAAAGTCGCACATGGCGTCATTCTGCTGTTTGAGAACCGAGCCACCCAGCGGCGCGTCCACATTGAGCAACGCCTGACGCCGGGCTTGCGAGTGCACGGCCAGGAAAGCGCGCTGCGGCAGGTGATCGTCAACCTGTTGTGCAACGCCCTCGACGCCGTGAAAGACGGCGGAGAGGTGGTGGTCGACACCCGCCCCGGGGCAGAGCCGGAGACGGTGGAACTGCGAGTGCGCGACGATGGACACGGCATTCCCCGTGAGCATCTGGATGAGGTCTTCAGTCCCTTTTTCACCACCAAGGACGGAGCCGATGGCGTCGGCCTCGGTCTTTCTCTCTCACTCACCATCGTCCGCCGGCTCGGCGGCACGATGCGCGTGGACAGTATGCCCGGGAATGGCTCGACGTTCACGGTCGGTCTGCCGGTCGACGCCAGTCCCCTGGCGCGCGAGGAAGCGTCATGA
- a CDS encoding sigma-54 dependent transcriptional regulator produces MKSVLVVDDELSMALNMEQVLSQAGYAVRTCSTGAEALAALAKEPADVILLDLKLPDVSGMTLLERISVERPGSVVIMVTGFASIETAVEAVKKGAADFLAKPFPPDELALKVSKALDYRRLVAENASLRRQLGTLPLRPIIGQSPPICAIIETLGKLHESDCRVLITGESGTGKELVARYLHYHGPRAERSFFAVNCSALTETLIESELFGHEKGAFTGAIITKKGLFETAAGGTLFLDEIAETSPAFQAKLLRVIQEKEYKRVGGERTIKTDVRIIASTNRDLARMIAAGTFREDLYYRLSVVTIHMPSLRERRDDIPLLLDHFVRVQAVNVKKPVPTIAPEALELLRSYSWPGNVRELENVVERAMIMLEGLVLRRQDLPSLESAENRSLPRELTTLEDLERELIRRTLTDLNWNKTAVAKRLGISRRALYDKAFRLGIVLDPRDAA; encoded by the coding sequence ATGAAGAGCGTCTTAGTCGTCGACGACGAACTCTCCATGGCGCTCAACATGGAGCAGGTGCTCTCCCAAGCCGGCTATGCCGTGCGCACCTGCTCCACCGGTGCGGAAGCACTCGCCGCGCTCGCCAAGGAACCAGCCGACGTGATCTTGCTGGACCTCAAGCTGCCGGATGTCTCGGGCATGACCCTGCTCGAGCGCATCAGCGTGGAACGGCCGGGCTCGGTGGTGATCATGGTAACGGGCTTCGCCAGCATCGAAACCGCTGTGGAGGCGGTGAAAAAAGGCGCCGCAGATTTTCTCGCCAAGCCCTTCCCTCCCGACGAACTCGCGCTCAAGGTGAGCAAGGCCCTCGACTACCGCCGCTTGGTTGCGGAGAATGCGTCCCTGCGACGTCAACTCGGCACCCTTCCGCTGCGCCCGATCATCGGCCAGTCGCCTCCGATCTGCGCCATCATCGAAACACTGGGGAAGCTGCATGAGTCGGATTGCCGTGTGCTGATCACCGGTGAGAGTGGCACCGGAAAAGAACTGGTCGCGCGCTACTTGCACTATCACGGGCCGCGCGCGGAGCGCAGCTTTTTCGCCGTCAATTGCAGCGCCCTGACTGAGACGTTGATCGAGAGCGAACTCTTCGGACACGAGAAGGGCGCGTTCACGGGTGCGATCATCACCAAGAAGGGGCTGTTCGAAACGGCCGCCGGGGGCACGCTGTTCCTCGACGAAATCGCCGAAACCAGCCCTGCTTTTCAGGCGAAACTGCTGCGCGTCATCCAGGAGAAGGAGTACAAGCGCGTCGGCGGCGAACGCACCATCAAGACGGATGTGCGGATCATCGCCTCAACCAACCGCGACCTCGCCCGCATGATCGCCGCCGGTACCTTCCGTGAGGATCTGTACTACCGCCTCAGCGTGGTGACCATCCACATGCCATCGCTGCGCGAGCGTCGCGACGACATTCCGCTCCTGCTCGATCATTTCGTTCGGGTCCAAGCCGTCAACGTCAAGAAACCCGTGCCCACCATTGCCCCCGAGGCGCTCGAACTCCTGCGCAGCTACTCGTGGCCGGGTAACGTCAGGGAACTCGAGAACGTCGTCGAACGGGCCATGATCATGTTGGAGGGGCTGGTGCTGCGGCGACAGGATCTTCCCTCACTCGAGTCGGCCGAGAACCGCAGCCTGCCGCGGGAACTGACCACGCTCGAAGACTTGGAGCGCGAGCTCATCCGGCGCACGCTCACCGATCTGAACTGGAACAAAACCGCAGTCGCCAAGCGCCTCGGCATCAGTCGCCGCGCCCTGTACGACAAAGCCTTCCGTCTCGGCATCGTGCTCGATCCCCGGGACGCCGCCTGA
- a CDS encoding cytochrome c — protein MISIITKGALVVAASVVLSSAAVSVAQAQDAKQAFEKNCVMCHGVSGKGDGPAGKMLKPPPADFATVLKGKSDADITKVIKEGGKAVGKSAAMPAFGGKLKDDQIQGIIEHVKGFASK, from the coding sequence ATGATCAGTATCATAACGAAGGGGGCGCTAGTTGTAGCGGCCAGTGTCGTTCTGAGCAGCGCGGCGGTGTCAGTGGCCCAGGCGCAGGACGCGAAGCAGGCTTTCGAGAAGAACTGCGTGATGTGCCATGGGGTGAGCGGTAAGGGTGACGGGCCTGCCGGCAAGATGTTGAAGCCACCACCCGCGGATTTTGCGACCGTGCTCAAAGGAAAATCGGATGCCGATATCACCAAGGTCATCAAAGAGGGCGGCAAGGCGGTGGGGAAATCGGCGGCGATGCCGGCTTTCGGCGGCAAGCTAAAGGACGATCAGATCCAAGGCATTATCGAACACGTGAAGGGATTCGCCTCCAAGTGA
- a CDS encoding cytochrome c3 family protein, translating to MIRPLCILLGCLLLGACENAPAAVTQPIQFNHKAHVEKGLPCDGCHQSVEKAASAGIPKTETCMMCHQGAITDSPEEEKVRQYGDKGLQIPWQRVYEVQGHVYFSHRRHVALGGVECVQCHGPVGESTAPVTVAAVPVRMDRCVGCHTQKGVSIDCNACHR from the coding sequence GTGATACGCCCGCTTTGCATTCTTTTGGGCTGCCTGCTCCTCGGCGCCTGCGAGAACGCCCCTGCGGCGGTAACTCAGCCCATTCAGTTCAATCACAAGGCGCATGTCGAGAAGGGCCTGCCTTGTGATGGCTGTCACCAGTCCGTCGAGAAAGCCGCCTCTGCCGGGATCCCCAAAACGGAAACCTGCATGATGTGCCACCAGGGAGCGATCACCGACAGCCCGGAGGAGGAGAAGGTGCGGCAGTACGGGGATAAGGGGCTGCAGATTCCCTGGCAACGCGTCTACGAAGTCCAGGGCCACGTGTATTTCTCACACCGCCGACATGTGGCCTTGGGAGGAGTCGAATGCGTCCAATGTCATGGTCCGGTCGGTGAAAGCACAGCGCCGGTGACGGTAGCAGCAGTTCCCGTGCGCATGGACAGGTGCGTCGGCTGCCACACCCAGAAGGGCGTGAGCATCGATTGCAACGCATGTCACAGATGA